The [Eubacterium] siraeum genome contains a region encoding:
- a CDS encoding zinc ABC transporter substrate-binding protein — translation MKLKRKLLAVITAAATVLSLCACSSESGYSNSDSGKLKIISTVFPPYDLARQIAGDNAEISILLPPGSEIHNYEPSAKDMIAIRNCDIFLYIGGENEQWAEKLINSNDTENVTAVKLIDYVPTLSEDEDEHDHDHDHDHDHEHEHEHEHETDEHIWTSPKNAQLMLSAVYDAICKVDPSGKQTYTKNKDAYAKQLSDLDDAYRSAVDNAKNKTIVLADKFPFRYLAHEYGLEFSAAFAACSDESEPGVSTMIKLTKTIKENNIPAVYYLEFSSTKIADTLCDETGATKLMLHSCHNVSKQDIENNVSYVDLMKQNLENLKLTLNG, via the coding sequence GTGAAGTTAAAAAGAAAACTGCTTGCCGTGATTACAGCGGCGGCAACGGTTCTCAGCCTGTGCGCCTGCTCGTCGGAAAGCGGTTATTCAAACAGCGACAGCGGCAAGCTGAAAATCATCTCGACCGTATTTCCGCCGTATGACCTTGCAAGGCAGATAGCCGGCGACAATGCCGAAATCAGCATACTTCTCCCTCCGGGAAGCGAGATTCATAATTATGAGCCGTCCGCCAAGGATATGATTGCAATACGCAACTGCGACATATTTCTCTACATCGGCGGCGAAAACGAACAGTGGGCTGAAAAGCTGATAAATTCAAACGATACTGAAAATGTCACAGCAGTAAAGCTGATTGATTATGTTCCTACCCTTTCGGAAGACGAAGACGAGCATGACCATGATCACGACCACGACCATGACCACGAGCATGAACACGAACACGAACACGAAACCGATGAGCATATATGGACATCGCCCAAAAACGCTCAGCTTATGCTTTCGGCGGTATATGACGCAATCTGCAAGGTTGACCCATCGGGTAAACAGACCTACACAAAAAACAAGGACGCTTACGCAAAACAGCTTTCCGACCTTGATGATGCTTACAGGTCGGCTGTTGACAATGCAAAGAACAAGACGATAGTTTTAGCCGACAAATTCCCGTTCAGGTATCTTGCGCACGAATACGGTCTTGAATTCAGTGCCGCATTCGCCGCCTGCTCCGATGAATCCGAGCCTGGCGTTTCTACGATGATAAAGCTGACAAAAACGATAAAGGAAAACAACATTCCCGCAGTTTACTATCTTGAATTCAGCAGTACCAAAATAGCGGATACTCTGTGCGATGAAACAGGAGCAACAAAGCTGATGCTTCACTCCTGCCACAACGTTTCAAAGCAGGATATTGAAAACAACGTAAGCTATGTCGATCTTATGAAACAGAATCTTGAAAATCTTAAATTGACCCTTAACGGCTGA